In Eulemur rufifrons isolate Redbay chromosome 2, OSU_ERuf_1, whole genome shotgun sequence, the sequence ATACATAACATACAACACTGTCCCTGAACATGAAGTACAGAGTAAAACAGTAGCAATGTGTATTTCCTGTTTTTAGAACCTTCACTATCACAAATCCCTTgcccaaataattaaaaaataagaaaaacaaacaagacaatCATTTTGTACTATTTTCCTAACGTATTATACATAAAAGATTTGTGTTACTGATAGCTTATCAGAGGATTCTAAGGCTCCACCTTTCCAAGGACGCAGGCCTAGTTTCTCTGACCTCCCTGGGGCTAAAATCACTAATCCCCCATGGAATAGTTTATCTGATTCATTAAACGGTCTCAATTGTCTACAAGTCATTCAAAGTGTCTATGTTCACATTTTCACTCCCTTAAAGGAATGTTTGTGTCCAAGCataatcattcttttaaaaaggatacccctttttttatcctttcattttgttATTCTGTTATACTGTCCTCTTAAATTGTAGGTTACCTCAGAATATGAATATTATCTTGTTTAACCCTAGACTTCATCCATAATGTCCTATATCATCTTCTTTTCTAGAATGTTAGCACAGGAAAGAACTTTAGAGATCATATAGGCCAGAAACTGAGAAACTGTAGTCCATGAACTAAGTGTAGCTCATTGACTGTTTTTGTACATCCTGTAAGCTaggaatggtttttatattttcagattgttgagggaaaaaaacaaatcaaagaaaaatttatactTTAGGCCAGggatgatggctcacacctataatcctagcactatgggaagctgaggccagaggatggcttgaggtcaggagttcgagaccagcctgaacaagagtgagaccccccgtctctactaaaaatagaaaaaatatatatattttttataacacatgaaaattaaataaaattcaaatttcagggtccagaaataaaatttcattggaaCAGAACttctctcattcatttacatagtctctctggctgctttcactaCAATCACCTATTTGAATAGCTGCAACCATATGGGCTGCaaagcctcaaatatttactatctggcccttcatAGCAGAAGTTTGCTGACTGAAAATAATCACTTTTATAAACACTTATTGAGTTAGGCAATGGAAGATACAAGGATTAATGAAATAAGCTCTCTGTCCTCAAGTGGCTCCTGATGGTTGGGAAGGAAAAGGTAGAAAGAACATAACATTATAAATGCTCAATAACTGTCAGTATTAACATACATGTGAGAAGAGCAGGGGAAGATGTAGCCAGAAATGTAGTTTCCTATATAATCATAGATGATCTTGAGTGCTATCCTAAACAATCATAATGCAAAAAACAGGAGCAACTGCACATTTTCTGGTGAAGAAGTAACAATGATAATATATAATACTTAATTTAGAAATTTAACTGGGGGTAATATGAAAATTGAAACTAACGGAGAGCCAGGAGCTAGaaggcagaggaaataaaaaatgattgttCAATGAGTACAGGAATTCCTGATGACACTgtgtactatatatatatatatgtatgaactTGGAATTTGTGgcatcctttcttcttttttctgtcctttctttttcaCACTGAATTCTAGCTGAGGGACATTGAAAGGGAGGCAGTATAGCAGAGAAGTTAAGAGCAGAGGCAGTCAAATGGGGAAGGGGCTGCAGAGGAGGGCAGCACACAGGTTGAGAAAACAGAACTGGTAgattctgctttttttttgtaaatccaGATCCTTATCTTAATTTATTGCCAGTAGAGGGAGCTTTGATCAAGACTCTATGACTCACTTAAGGTTGCTGGAAAAATAGGATGTGAGGCCACTAAAGCAGCCCTAGGGGCAAAATCTAAAGCAAATACTTCATTATCCTGAGAGCCGCCATGGAGGGTCAACGCTGGCTGCCCCTGGAGGCCAATCCTGAGGTCACCAACAAGTTTCTTAAACAATTAGGTTTACATCCTAACTGGCAATTTGTTGATGTATATGGGATGGATCCTGAACTCCTTAGCATGGTACCAAGACCACTCTGTGCAATGCTACTTCTCTTCCCTATTACAGAAAAGTATGAAGTATTCagaacagaagaggaagaaaaaataaaatctcagggACGGGATGTTACAGCATCAGTATATTTCATGAAGCAAACAATCAGCAATGCTTGTGGAACAATTGGACTGATCCATGCTATTGCAAACAATAAAGACAAGATGCACTTTGAATCTGGATCAATCTTGAAAAAATTCCTGGAAGAGTCTGTGTCAATGAGCCCTGAAGAACGAGCCAGATACCTGGAGAACTATGACGCTATTCGAGTTACGCATGAAACCAGTGCCCATGAAGGTCAGACTGAGGCACCAAATATAGATGAAAAAGTAGATCTTCATTTTATTGCATTAGTTCATGTAGACGGGCATCTCTATGAATTAGATGGACGGAAACCATTTCCAATTAACCATGGGGAAACTAGTGACGAAACTTTATTAGAGGACACCATAGAAGTTTGCAAGAAGTTTATGGAACGTGACCCTGATGAATTAAGATTTAATGCGATTGCTCTTTCAGCAGCATAGCTTGTCAACAATGGAAACACCAAATACTGTATTATTTGCAACAGAATTTAAATTCCCGCTGCCATACACTAACtcaaaaattttgatattttcattaacTTGACTGATTAAACtttatgtgaattaaaaaaaaaatacttcattatcCTACAGACAGTTAACCCTACCTTTCTTTCACCAAATCACTCTCCAATGAATAGATCAAAATAGAATAAAGTTTAAACAAGCTATGTATTCTAGAAGAACTGTATGAAATTACAATTTTAGGcatcattcttaatttttaatggaCATGAATGATGTGCACTATGATGTGCAAGGAAGGATGGGCTGTTTAAAGGGATCACATGACAAATCATTTTGAAGCAATTAATGCTGAATCCTTCTAATAGAAATAGGTTTTCATATGTAAAGTTTGCTTAAAATCAAATCAACCTACAAGTTCATAAATAGTTTCCTCATTGGGACTAGCTGTACACTAAGATTGTCAGAGGATCTTAAGGAGCTATGGAGTGGCAGATCTTAACTGTAGTTAAAACAGGTAACTGTCTAATTAATGTTACTTGAGACACAGTAGGAAGATATCCCTCAAGACAACCACTGCCCCCAAAAAGAGCTTATTCATCAATGCCTAAAATTCACCAGTGCCTTACTCCTTTGGTTTaggcatttatattttctaccaACACTCTCTAGAGGGACACTACgtcccaaatctttttttttttaagagacggtttcactctgtcactcttGCTGGAGTACAGTGTCCCTGATCATAGGTCACTATAAgcttgaattcctaggctcaagcaattctcctgagGCTGggtgctggctcacacctgtaatcttagcactctgggaggcccagtggtgggaggattgcttgaagacaggagttcaagaccagccggagcaagagtgagatccccgtctctactaaaaatagaaaaattagctgagcattgtggcaggtgcctgtagtcccagctattgagaaagctgaggcaggaggatctcttgagccttggagtttgaggttgcagtgagctatgatgatgccactacactctacccagggtgacaaagattcagtctcaaaaaaaaaccccaaaaaacaaaagcaatcctcctgctttagcctccctagtgactaggactataggcatgcgccaccatgcctggctaattttttaattttttgtaaagacaggtcTCAtcatattgcccaagctggtctcaaactcctggcctcaagcaatcctcccacctcagcctcccaaagtactgggattacaggcatgagctaccatgccccgCCCAAATGTCTTATAGTATGAGTTTACCAAATTATTTTATGACAGGGGAACTGGACAGTACAAGTGAGAGTACTAGGTAACTTGgtagaaagaaaacaggagagaagtgaggaaggaTTCAGCTGGGGAGTGCTATGGTCACCCCTGGAAAAGCTGGTCAGCTAGGACCACCTGAACATCCCCACCTCCAACATGACACTACATCttcaaaagaagtttaaaaacttTCAAGATAGTATCATAGTATCTTATCACAGTTCACCTTAAGAGATGACACAATGTGTTAGAAAAGGGACAGTGATAGAATCTAATTCTACTTCACTAGTTGAGTGACCATGGGcaaatttttttgctattttaggTCTtagtttcttaaattaaaaaatactgtaaagtATTAGAAGTCTCTAATCACTCTTCTAagtataaaaagttatatattttatacaaatcttCCATCATGTTCGTACTGCAGTTTTCTGCAGATGAGTCTACCTTTTAACTTTTCTCAGTTTCCTGTTTAGTGAAATTCCTCAACTTCTTCTTTATATGAAAATTTCTTTCCCTTAGTCTCAATGCCCTTGACCCCACCTTCCCCATTCCCTTCTGTCACTTGCATTCCATTATTCCCTCACATGTTCAATTTCTCCCTCTGTAGGCTCCTTTCCCCTGGCCTATGAACGTGCTCTTCCTTCCAACCTAAAACTGCCATCCCTTGAgttaatctcttttctttccttctcaaaattaATCTTTCCCTCCATTCACGTTCCAAGGTCTTTTATGGCTTTTTctccaatacttttttttttcctttaaagatgcCAAAAAAAGAGCTTCCCATGGTGCTCTTCTGTACCCAGCGCCTTTCACCCCAAATATGTGCTTCAACGCTTCCCACAAACGAGCATTGTCGGGAATGCTTATTTTAATTACCTACCCATATTTCCCAACCCCGCAGCACACTACAATCTAGAGGCAGTATTTCTGGATGAAAAAAAAGCAGGGAAACATTAGTCTACCTAATCTCCTACAAAGGGGCCTGGGATAATTTACCTACAGACACTCAAAACACAGCCTAATCTAAACACCATCTACTCAGATCCCTGCTTTGGAAGAACCCACGGCAGAACGGTCACAACTGTTGCCTAGAAGAGGCTCTATCCGCCTTTACTCTAGTACAGCCCTCAACACGCACCCTCACTCACACTCCGGTAGCCAGCCCCACCACCTCACAGCCATATTCTGTAGCCACGGTGAGCACCCCCTTGATGACGCCATCGCTGCCCCTACGCACCTGAGTGACTATCCCTGAAGCTACGAAGTGGCTCAACAGTAGCCCAGCACCGTTTGGCGCCGATGCCGGGTCCCAGGGGTTGGCAGAAGCCATGGCTCGTACACACCTCCGCGGAGGGCGCCAAGATTGAGCCGAACGCACGGCAAACGCGCGGCGCGACTCGATGATGTCACGGGCCGTTCCCGCCCAGGCGGAAGCGCGGGGAGCGCATCTCCAGCTCGCGCTGGTCCTGGGTCTTCCCCTGCGGAACCCTCAATCAGCTGAGCGGTAGGAGGTGAGTCTGGATTTCCCTGATCCTCCATAAGCTCCCAGAGGCTCCTGGCCTCGGCTGCAAAAGCGGCAGGGCTTGGTGGTCGGGctgtttattcttctctttcttccttaccACTCTTGGGCTGGCCCCCAGGATCCAAGGATCGGCGGGAGATAACAGCTGGGGCAGGAGACTCAGCCGGGAGGCCGACGAGGTGGCTGTGTGCCTGGACTGGGCGGTGACAGCTGCACTTTCTTCCCGCAGGAACGTGAGTGGCGGCGCTAGGATGGGAAACAGTGCCCTCCGCGCTCATGTGGAAACGGCGCAGAAAACTGGTGTCTTTCAGCTTAAGGACCGAGGACTGACCGAGGTGAGACTGGGAGGGACCCGACCAGGGAACTTACAGGGAAAGGGACGGCGGGGGCTGCGAAGTTAATCGGTGAGGGATTCTCCACTCTGTGAACTCCTTTCTCCAGTTCCCCTCAGAGTTGCAGAAGCTGACGAGCAACCTCAGGACCATCGACTTGTCCAACAACAAGATCGAGAGCCTACCGCCTTTGCTGATAGGGAAGTTCATTCTCCTGAAGAGCCTCTCCCTGAACAACAACAAACTGAGTATGGCTTTTGCCTGAGAAGCTTTTGCTAGTGATCAGCTGTTACCAAGGGTGGTTTTCTCTTACAAGctgatttttttggttgttggtGGTGTTATGAAACCGTTCAGAGGGCTCAAGATGCAGAATGTCAGAGTCCTTGAAGCTTTCTACTTCTTGTAATTACATCTACAAGCCTCCTTGGGTGGTGTAACGATTGTTACTGGGTTAATTTGGACTTGAAAGGGAAGAACATCTTTGGGATGTGATGTAAACAGAGCTACCTAAtttggaagggaggaaggatgggaagGGGAGGATCCTTCAAATCTCACAAAATGTCTGTTGGATTGTGCCTGGGCCCCTTTACAAAAAGGGCCCATTATATACATAAATGCTGTCCTACATTTTGATGGCACCCTCACCTTCTGAAGACTGTGTTAGTAAAATGCAATACCTAAAAATGGCACATGTGGGAATTCTACCTATATTAACAAGAGGCAAAGTAGGCTGCCATATAGTCTATATAAACTTCATCAAAGGTGTTTTAAGCTCTATCAgattcaggtttttaaaaaattttctttgctaGCTGTTCTTCCTGAGGAGATATGCAATCTGAAAAAACTAGAGACGCTAAGCTTAAACAACAATCACCTGAGAGAGCTGCCATCTACCTTTGGGCAACTCTCTGCCCTCAAGACCCTGAGCCTCTCTGGGAACCAACTGGGAGCACTACCACCCCAACTTTGTAGCCTACGGCACCTGGATGTGGTGGATCTCTCCAAGAACAAGATTCGAAGTATACCTGACATAGTAGGGGAACTGCAGGCCATCGAACTCAACCTCAACCAAAACCAGGTCTGGAGCTTAAGGTTTTTTTCTACAATATATGTGTGGCTTATGGCCTCCAGATAACCTCTTGTTTCCTAAACTGTCATCATGGAGCTAGGTATTAGAGTATAGATGAGAGATATATTCTATGGGCTGAACTAATTTCAAAGCCCAAAGTGCCATGGAGTTAGTTGGGACACTGGGTGTGTTAGTTGTATAGCTGTCTGGGGAAGGGTGGGATAGGTAACAGGGTGAGATCATTCAAAAGTTAAATTACTGTCTCACAAATCT encodes:
- the LRRC57 gene encoding leucine-rich repeat-containing protein 57 is translated as MGNSALRAHVETAQKTGVFQLKDRGLTEFPSELQKLTSNLRTIDLSNNKIESLPPLLIGKFILLKSLSLNNNKLTVLPEEICNLKKLETLSLNNNHLRELPSTFGQLSALKTLSLSGNQLGALPPQLCSLRHLDVVDLSKNKIRSIPDIVGELQAIELNLNQNQISQISVKISCCPRLKVLRLEENCLELSMLPQSILSDSQICLLAVEGNLFEIKKLRELEGYDKYMERFTATKKKFA